In Salmo trutta chromosome 37, fSalTru1.1, whole genome shotgun sequence, the following proteins share a genomic window:
- the LOC115177271 gene encoding zinc finger and SCAN domain-containing protein 2 has protein sequence MSKIQLLRVFLNQRLTVAAEEIFGAVEKTIAEYQEEVSRSKKENDRLQKILDIVIKPEIKLQRADLQQLTVLEEEVHPEQQPCVQDWSPSLGQEDSEPIWIKKEQEELKKQLQRLESDTREFIFDPFCVSDFDQDPTQSLQIQSEENRERDSQPNIVTGQIKTEPDGEDYRISEPTCSSAQSKNSEHVNGMESKGAESVLKSHKPKTTRKQKRNTYSSANGMKCTPCSCKVCGRSFRYKRPFFNHVQSHAHIENKEHVCGVCGKHLDSKESMKDHLQTHIVAEPEFCHVCGKTFTTKLRLKKHMRVHTGEKPYRCDDCGRCFSDAANLIGHKRTHTGEKPYCCQECGQGFTQSGHLVLHRRRHTGEKPYLCSVCGKSFSTRSNYTGHMRVHTGEKPYSCHDCSKCFSNTANLSAHRRIHTGEKPYCCDYCGKGFAQNGNLKMHMKTHRK, from the exons atgtctaaaatacAGTTGTTGAGAGTGTTTCTCAATCAGCGGCTAACTGTGGCTGCTGAGGAGATATTTGGGGCAGTTGAAAAAACGATAGCCGAGTACCAGGAAGAGGTTTCCCGTTCGAAAAAGGAGAACGACCGTCTACAGAAGATTCTTGACATCGTTATTAAACCTGAGATAAAGTTACAAAGAGCAG ACCTCCAGCAGCTCACTGTATTGGAAGAGGAGGTTCACCCTGAGCAGCAGCCCTGTGTGCAGGATTGGAGCCCTAGTCTTGGACAGGAGGACAGCGAGCCCATATGGATAAAAAAGGAGCAGGAGGAACTCAAAAAACAACTTCAGCGGCTGGAGTCTGACACCAGAGAGTTTATATTTGATCCTTTCTGTGTAAGTGATTTTGATCAGGACCCAACTCAGTCCTTGCAAATCCAAAGTGAGGAAAATAGGGAGAGAGATTCTCAACCAAACATTGTAACTGGACAGATCAAAACAGAACCTGATGGAGAGGACTACAGAATATCAGAACCAACCTGTTCTTCAGCTCAGAGTAAAAATAGTGAACATGTCAATGGGATGGAAAGCAAAGGTGCGGagtctgttttaaagtcacacaAACCAAAGAccacaagaaaacaaaaaagaaacaCTTATAGCAGTGCAAATGGCATGAAATGTACTCCATGTTCTTGTAAGGTTTGTGGGAGGTCTTTTCGGTACAAGCGTCCCTTTTTTAATCATGTGCAAAGCCATGCACATATAGAGAATAAAGAAcatgtctgtggtgtgtgtggaaaGCACCTAGATTCTAAAGAGAGTATGAAAGATCACCTCCAAACTCACATCGTAGCTGAGCCTGAGTTTTGTCATGTTTGTGGTAAAACGTTCACCACGAAGCTTAGGCTGAAAAAGCACATGAgggttcacacaggagagaaaccatatcgCTGCGATGATTGTGGCAGGTGTTTCAGCGATGCCGCCAATTTGATCGGACACAAAAGGACTCACACCGGCGAGAAACCATATTGCTGCCAGGAATGTGGCCAAGGATTCACTCAAAGTGGACATCTGGTTTTGCACAGGAGGAGACATACTGGGGAGAAGCCATATCTCTGTTCTGTTTGTGGCAAAAGTTTCAGCACCAGATCAAATTATACAGGACACATGAGagttcacacaggggagaaaccatacAGCTGCCATGATTGTAGCAAATGTTTCAGCAATACTGCTAATCTGAGTGCGCACAGGAGGATTCATACAGGGGAGAAACCATATTGTTGTGATTATTGTGGCAAAGGTTTTGCTCAGAATGGAAATCTTAAAATGCACATGAAGACACACAGGAAATAA
- the LOC115177272 gene encoding zinc finger protein 135, with translation MSKIELLRLFLNERLTAAADEIFGTIEKTIVEYQEEVSRTKEENNRLRRMLRLQKTDSQPLTVSDEDLPPEQQHCEQEWSPSLEQDGPEATQIKKEQEELRTSRREEQLQWLESGTKDFTFSPACLKSNYDPILNPTHPTHSSHLHQVQSEESRENPTHSSHLHQVQSEESRENPTHSSPLDQIQSETDSENPSQSSYLHQIESEEDGENPAAQSSYLYQIQSQENREKPWQCRVCDKCFNNIHHLKAHVRSHTGERPYKCPICRKCFMTTSALNRHQTIHTDGKPFRCNCCGKSFKWMNSLGRHIRITHERENI, from the exons atgtcaaaaatagaGTTGCTGAGATTGTTTCTCAACGAAAGATTGACAGCTGCTGCTGATGAGATATTTGGGACAATTGAAAAGACAATTGTAGAGTACCAGGAAGAAGTGTCCCGCACGAAAGAGGAGAACAACCGTCTACGGAGGATGCTAAGGTTACAAAAAACAG ACTCCCAGCCGCTGACTGTCTCTGACGAGGATCTTCCccctgagcagcagcactgtgagcaggagtggagccCAAGTCTGGAACAGGATGGTCCAGAGGCCACACAGATTAAAAAGGAGCAGGAGGAACTCCGGACCAGTCGGAGGGAAGAGCAACTTCAATGGCTAGAGTCTGGTACCAAAGACTTCACATTCAGCCCTGCCTGTTTGAAAAGTAACTATGATCCGATTCTGAACCCAACTCATCCCACTCATTCATCACATCTTCACCAAGTACAAAGTGAGGAAAGCAGAGAGAACCCAACTCATTCATCACATCTTCACCAAGTACAAAGTGAGGAAAGCAGAGAGAACCCAACTCATTCATCACCTCTTGACCAAATACAaagtgagacagacagtgagaacCCAAGTCAGTCCTCATACCTTCACCAAATAGAAAGTGAGGAAGACGGAGAGAACCCGGCAGCTCAGTCCTCATATCTTTACCAAATACAAAGTCAGGAAAACCGAGAGAAACCATGGCAATGCCGTGTTTGTGACAAGTGTTTCAACAATATCCATCATCTGAAAGCTCATGTGAGGAGTCACACAGGGGAGAGACCGTATAAGTGTCCTATATGTAGAAAATGCTTTATGACAACAAGCGCATTGAATAGACATCAGACAATTCACACTGATGGAAAACCGTTTAGGTGTAATTGTTGCGGCAAATCCTTCAAATGGATGAACTCCCTTGGAAGGCACATAAGGATTACCCACGAGAGGGAGAATATATGA
- the LOC115177273 gene encoding triosephosphate isomerase B, whose protein sequence is MPRKFFVGGNWKMNGDKASLGELIKTLNSAKLDPNTEVVCGAPSIYLEFARAKLDPKIGVAAQNCYKVKGGAFTGEISPAMIKDVGVHWVILGHSERRWVFGETDELIGQKCAHALENGLGVIACIGEKLDEREAGITEKVINAQTKHFADNIKDWSKVVLAYEPVWAIGTGKTASPAQAQDVHDKLRQWVKANVSEAVANSVRIIYGGSVTGGTCKELGGMKDVDGFLVGGAALKPEFVDIINAKQ, encoded by the exons ATGCCCAGAAAATTCTTCGTCGGTGGTAACTGGAAGATGAATGGCGACAAGGCAAGCCTTGGCGAACTCATCAAAACCCTGAACTCTGCAAAGCTCGACCCCAACACCG AGGTGGTCTGCGGCGCCCCATCAATCTACCTTGAGTTCGCCAGGGCCAAGCTGGACCCTAAGATCGGCGTGGCCGCTCAGAACTGCTACAAGGTCAAGGGTGGTGCCTTCACCGGGGAGATCAG ccCTGCGATGATCAAGGACGTTGGCGTGCACTGGGTGATCCTGGGCCACTCTGAGAGGCGCTGGGTCTTTGGAGAGACTGATGAG CTTATTGGTCAGAAGTGCGCCCACGCCCTGGAGAATGGCCTGGGTGTCATTGCCTGCATTGGTGAGAAGCTGGACGAGAGGGAGGCTGGCATCACAGAGAAGGTCATCAATGCACAGACCAAGCACTTCGCAG ACAACATTAAGGACTGGTCCAAGGTTGTTCTGGCCTATGAGCCTGTGTGGGCCATCGGCACCGGCAAGACCGCATCCCCCGCCCAG GCCCAGGACGTTCATGACAAACTGAGGCAGTGGGTAAAGGCCAATGTGTCTGAGGCAGTAGCCAACTCTGTCAGGATAATCTATGGAG GTTCCGTGACAGGTGGCACCTGCAAGGAGCTGGGAGGCATGAAGGATGTGGACGGTTTCCTGGTTGGCGGCGCTGCACTCAAGCCAGAGTTCGTTGACATAATCAACGCCAAGCAATAA